A genomic segment from Luteolibacter ambystomatis encodes:
- a CDS encoding choice-of-anchor tandem repeat GloVer-containing protein has translation MSRSVIFRSGLLLLATSFALHAAPVFEPLQGFVGPPDGVGDLTCGSDGNFYGVSRFGGAFYQGALIRMTPAGQATLVSHFEGEIGAPAGPLTPAPDGRFYGMTVDGSVFHMTLEGTLTKIASLPSTVVWTSNAMVLATDGNLYGVTHYPGDGHNYGSIFRVTPSGMVQILQVFSEITGYASNAALVQGVDGLLHGTTSRGGSGGCGTIFTLSLDGVFQVTHHLSSDEGSDSTTELVPTPDGSLYGALASDPQAHGGKLFRITPAGDFITVHVFDGTTSVYPGKSMVRTADGSLFGTTAYGGAFGSGMVFRLSAGGKFTILHSFDPDRDIGTEPFSGLVQGLDGNFYGTTSNGLGYGGAFRVTSAGKFSFIGAFGSSGMARPVGPLVQDRNGNFYGCATAGGTRGGGTFFRINGDHEISSLYDFDGLISGSSPLVVGRDGNFYGANTFGATRGSFFRLTPEGRFSLLTEFGNLSPTIAGPRAPVLGSDGNFYSCADINRSGSFNPCIIRLTPRGRVDVLADFDPGQGDYPRGALVQGADGGFRGVSSFYNFPSSGVVFSFSPGGGVTTLAPSDELYDGNYDVGLTAAPGGEFYGVGPHGIKKLTADNQVKTVAVVPNANSKLLLAADGNFYGTTSGGHGSVFRMTPAGQVTTIHTFSFLDGSEPAGGLMQAADGHLYGTTQFGGTTSDGRLAGGGEFFRIRLGATFVTEAASAVTWIQAVLSSSVDPGGLATAVYFQYGTDPTLKSSSAVRVGTVPVGAIAMVSTPVTGLLPNRTYYYRVVTQNAENPVPQAGAIRSFTTARLPTLRELLGLGGPR, from the coding sequence ATGTCCCGCAGCGTGATCTTCCGTTCCGGATTGCTGCTTCTCGCCACCTCCTTCGCCCTCCATGCGGCTCCTGTCTTCGAACCGCTCCAGGGGTTTGTGGGTCCTCCAGATGGGGTGGGTGACCTCACTTGTGGCAGTGATGGAAATTTCTATGGTGTCAGCAGGTTTGGAGGGGCGTTCTACCAAGGTGCTTTGATTCGTATGACCCCTGCGGGCCAAGCCACGCTCGTTTCCCATTTTGAAGGTGAAATCGGAGCTCCGGCAGGTCCTCTGACCCCTGCTCCGGATGGTAGGTTCTATGGCATGACTGTGGATGGCAGCGTTTTTCACATGACCCTGGAGGGTACGCTGACGAAGATTGCGTCGCTTCCTTCCACGGTGGTCTGGACTTCGAATGCCATGGTGCTGGCCACTGACGGAAACCTCTACGGTGTGACCCATTACCCCGGAGATGGCCATAACTACGGATCTATCTTCCGCGTCACGCCTTCGGGGATGGTCCAGATTCTCCAGGTGTTCAGTGAGATCACCGGCTACGCTTCCAATGCCGCACTCGTCCAAGGAGTGGATGGTCTCCTTCACGGCACCACCAGCCGTGGAGGCTCGGGAGGTTGTGGCACGATCTTCACTCTCTCCTTGGACGGTGTCTTCCAAGTCACCCACCACCTTTCATCGGATGAGGGTTCGGATTCGACGACCGAACTCGTTCCGACTCCGGATGGATCATTGTATGGAGCCCTCGCTTCCGATCCTCAAGCGCACGGAGGAAAGCTCTTCCGGATCACTCCTGCCGGGGATTTTATCACCGTCCATGTCTTCGATGGCACGACGAGCGTTTATCCGGGCAAATCGATGGTCAGGACCGCGGATGGTTCCCTCTTCGGCACCACGGCCTACGGCGGAGCATTTGGTTCCGGCATGGTCTTCCGTCTGTCCGCCGGGGGCAAGTTTACCATTCTCCATAGTTTCGATCCGGATCGCGACATTGGCACGGAACCTTTCTCCGGTTTGGTCCAAGGGCTGGACGGGAATTTCTATGGTACTACCAGCAACGGTCTTGGTTATGGCGGTGCTTTTCGTGTCACCTCCGCCGGGAAGTTCTCCTTCATCGGTGCTTTCGGCTCCTCTGGAATGGCGCGGCCTGTTGGACCTCTTGTTCAGGATCGGAATGGTAATTTCTATGGTTGCGCGACTGCGGGAGGGACTCGAGGTGGCGGCACCTTTTTTCGGATCAATGGGGATCATGAGATCTCTTCCCTCTACGATTTCGATGGCCTGATCAGTGGTTCCTCTCCTTTGGTCGTAGGGCGGGATGGAAATTTCTATGGGGCCAATACTTTTGGGGCAACCCGCGGCTCCTTCTTCCGGTTGACGCCTGAAGGCAGATTCTCGCTGCTCACCGAGTTTGGCAATCTTTCTCCTACGATCGCCGGTCCGCGAGCGCCGGTACTGGGTTCCGATGGCAATTTCTACTCCTGTGCCGACATCAATCGATCCGGCTCGTTCAACCCCTGCATCATCCGGCTCACTCCGCGTGGTCGGGTGGATGTCCTGGCCGACTTCGATCCGGGTCAAGGAGACTATCCCCGCGGCGCGTTGGTGCAAGGTGCGGACGGCGGTTTTCGTGGCGTCAGTTCATTTTACAATTTCCCGTCATCCGGCGTGGTCTTCTCTTTCAGCCCCGGCGGTGGAGTTACCACTCTCGCGCCATCCGATGAGCTATACGACGGTAACTACGATGTTGGCCTGACGGCGGCTCCCGGCGGGGAATTCTACGGCGTGGGTCCCCACGGCATCAAAAAGCTCACGGCGGACAACCAGGTCAAAACCGTTGCCGTGGTGCCCAATGCGAACTCCAAGCTGCTTCTGGCGGCGGACGGCAATTTCTATGGCACGACGTCCGGCGGACATGGAAGCGTCTTTCGCATGACTCCCGCAGGGCAGGTTACCACGATCCACACCTTTTCGTTCCTCGATGGATCGGAACCAGCAGGTGGGCTCATGCAGGCGGCTGATGGCCATCTTTATGGCACCACCCAATTCGGTGGCACGACCTCCGATGGCCGTTTGGCAGGTGGCGGAGAGTTCTTCCGCATCCGTCTGGGGGCGACTTTCGTAACGGAAGCTGCCTCCGCCGTGACCTGGATCCAGGCGGTGCTTAGCAGCAGTGTGGATCCGGGCGGTTTGGCCACCGCTGTCTATTTTCAATATGGCACTGATCCCACGCTGAAATCGTCCTCCGCCGTGAGGGTAGGCACGGTGCCGGTCGGTGCCATCGCCATGGTTTCGACTCCGGTGACCGGACTGCTTCCCAATCGGACTTACTATTATCGGGTGGTTACTCAGAACGCCGAGAATCCAGTCCCGCAGGCTGGCGCGATCCGTTCCTTCACCACCGCCCGCCTTCCGACTTTGCGTGAACTCCTCGGTCTCGGCGGCCCGCGCTGA
- the bioD gene encoding dethiobiotin synthase, which produces MIDPAAASRHGSRVSVFITGTDTGVGKTRVTTLLLEALRHDRRDAVGYKPVSSGDREDAALLLASSGLPEDQLDAINPVFYQTAVAPYVAGMLENNPLDPAALIRGYRDLAARHELVLVEGAGGWEVPLAPGYAISDLAVDLALPVILVAANKLGVLNHLVLTVNAIKARGLTCAGIVLNELEDELDTAKITNKGVLEDLTGVPLLAHIIHGQDFLDLEDFPIFG; this is translated from the coding sequence ATGATTGACCCCGCCGCCGCGAGCCGTCACGGCTCCCGCGTGAGCGTCTTCATCACCGGCACCGATACCGGCGTGGGCAAAACCCGCGTCACCACCCTCTTGCTCGAGGCCCTGCGCCACGACCGCCGCGATGCCGTGGGCTACAAGCCCGTCTCCTCCGGCGATCGCGAGGACGCCGCGCTCCTGCTCGCCTCCTCCGGCCTCCCGGAAGACCAGCTCGATGCCATCAACCCCGTTTTCTACCAGACCGCCGTCGCCCCCTACGTGGCCGGCATGCTGGAAAACAACCCGCTCGATCCCGCCGCGCTCATCCGGGGCTACCGCGACCTTGCCGCCCGTCACGAACTCGTCCTTGTCGAGGGGGCGGGGGGCTGGGAAGTCCCGCTCGCACCCGGCTACGCCATCTCCGATCTCGCCGTCGACCTCGCCCTGCCGGTGATCCTCGTCGCCGCGAACAAGCTCGGCGTGCTCAATCACCTCGTTCTCACCGTGAATGCCATCAAGGCCCGCGGCCTCACCTGTGCCGGCATCGTGCTCAACGAACTGGAGGACGAGCTCGACACCGCCAAGATCACCAACAAGGGCGTCCTGGAGGATCTCACCGGCGTCCCGCTCCTCGCCCACATCATCCACGGCCAGGACTTCCTCGATCTGGAGGACTTCCCGATCTTCGGCTGA
- a CDS encoding helix-turn-helix domain-containing protein, translating to MKSSRPTPAALQTATEIAVHFNVDPRTIHYWAANGSIPVAFRKDKIIRFRLEDVLAANQATPVQMTRTLAPQPGEVRSVELSILALSLLLGPEFPRIPTVDLDNITLGEVDEIQRLCSLYETDLNALASFEERAHYAEGVIEGARAAV from the coding sequence ATGAAGTCCTCCCGACCAACCCCGGCAGCTTTACAAACGGCAACCGAGATTGCTGTCCATTTCAATGTCGATCCCCGCACGATCCACTACTGGGCGGCTAACGGCTCGATCCCGGTGGCTTTCCGCAAGGACAAGATCATTCGTTTTCGTTTGGAGGATGTTCTTGCGGCCAATCAGGCGACTCCCGTTCAAATGACTAGGACGCTCGCACCGCAGCCGGGCGAAGTGCGCTCGGTGGAACTCTCCATCCTCGCGCTGAGCCTCCTATTGGGACCCGAGTTCCCACGCATCCCCACGGTCGATCTCGACAACATCACGCTGGGAGAGGTGGACGAAATCCAACGTCTCTGCTCACTCTACGAGACCGATCTCAATGCGTTGGCTTCGTTCGAGGAGCGTGCTCATTACGCAGAAGGTGTGATTGAAGGGGCTCGGGCAGCGGTATAG
- a CDS encoding tyrosine-type recombinase/integrase, with amino-acid sequence MKSFAGLKPKEIKSGRWQVDVPASLSDSGKRERYWFPSRAKARDYIEKLSDGEALAVSPSLSAEVQQALKLLEGTGASLVDAARLFRERFDKDAESEILLRAGNLWTATAEIEEVTRRSYERTIRFFTPFHSRSLAGIDGTELAALLATWSRGTYREHYGNARTFWGWCARKKWCLAETFNHVEQPQRRKIKRAVVLKPEQVEQLLRKAEEVDPEMAGAYAILLYSGLRKGEAARMTWQDVIEDGIRVSDEQAKLDAARFIPWNDPLRAWGEVFRPDDPETGLLPANFENRDDRIRALCGWSISSKLLGGNPNPRGPVFPRNAWRKTNASIMVASGYPVQDLVFVFGHSEGIETLRRRYVGAITKGDAHRILDLRPTRLAA; translated from the coding sequence ATGAAATCGTTCGCAGGGCTGAAGCCGAAGGAGATCAAAAGTGGGAGGTGGCAGGTCGATGTTCCTGCATCGCTTTCTGACTCGGGCAAGCGTGAGCGCTACTGGTTTCCTTCCCGTGCAAAAGCTCGCGACTACATCGAGAAGCTCTCCGATGGAGAAGCACTGGCCGTTTCCCCTTCGCTGTCAGCCGAGGTCCAACAGGCTCTAAAGCTATTGGAAGGAACGGGAGCCAGCCTTGTGGATGCAGCAAGGCTCTTCCGCGAGCGATTCGACAAGGACGCCGAATCGGAGATTCTTTTGAGAGCGGGAAATCTGTGGACTGCCACCGCTGAAATCGAAGAGGTGACGAGGAGGTCTTACGAGAGGACCATCCGGTTCTTCACGCCTTTTCACTCACGGAGTTTGGCTGGCATTGATGGTACCGAACTCGCGGCTCTATTGGCCACTTGGAGCAGGGGAACCTACCGGGAGCACTACGGCAACGCGCGCACTTTTTGGGGGTGGTGCGCACGCAAAAAGTGGTGCCTTGCGGAAACGTTCAACCATGTGGAGCAGCCCCAGCGGCGCAAGATCAAGCGAGCGGTCGTTTTGAAGCCCGAGCAAGTAGAGCAATTGCTTCGCAAGGCTGAGGAAGTCGATCCTGAAATGGCAGGTGCTTACGCAATCCTCCTGTATTCAGGTCTGCGAAAGGGTGAAGCAGCGCGGATGACCTGGCAGGATGTGATTGAGGACGGGATCCGTGTTTCGGACGAGCAGGCCAAACTCGATGCGGCACGATTTATACCGTGGAACGACCCGCTTAGGGCTTGGGGCGAAGTATTCCGGCCCGACGATCCAGAAACAGGGTTGCTGCCCGCCAATTTTGAAAACCGGGATGATCGCATTCGCGCTCTGTGTGGATGGAGTATTTCCAGCAAACTGTTGGGAGGAAACCCCAATCCTAGAGGCCCTGTGTTCCCTCGAAACGCCTGGAGAAAGACCAATGCCTCTATTATGGTGGCCTCTGGGTATCCGGTGCAGGACTTGGTCTTCGTTTTCGGCCACTCCGAAGGAATCGAAACGTTGCGACGCCGATATGTCGGGGCCATCACAAAAGGAGACGCTCATAGGATTCTCGATCTTCGTCCGACGAGGTTAGCTGCTTGA
- the trpB gene encoding tryptophan synthase subunit beta produces MSLTTLPDATGHFGKFGGMFVPETLMAPLQELTTAYDEARRDPEFQKELDHLLADYVGRPTPLYFAERWTEVLGGAKIYLKREDLLHTGAHKINNAIGQILLAKRLGKKRIIAETGAGQHGVATATVCARFGMECVVYMGAVDMERQALNVARMRLMGAEVRAVTAGQATLKEAVNEAMRDWVATVDHTHYILGSALGSHPFPMMVRDFHRVIGVEARRQILEKEGRLPDILVACVGGGSNAIGLFHPFLGDDDVLMIGVEAGGEGIIPERHAARFQGGKLGVLQGTKTWLLANDDGQIELTHSVSAGLDYAAVGPEHAYLQSIGRVEYSYATDDEALAAFKELAHTEGILPALESAHAMAHVRKIAPTLSKDTIIIANLSGRGDKDVEQAAKYLLK; encoded by the coding sequence ATGTCTCTCACCACCCTGCCAGACGCCACCGGCCACTTCGGCAAATTCGGCGGAATGTTCGTCCCGGAAACGCTCATGGCGCCGCTCCAGGAGCTCACCACGGCCTACGACGAGGCCCGCCGCGATCCCGAGTTCCAGAAGGAGCTCGACCACCTCCTCGCCGACTACGTCGGCCGTCCGACGCCCCTCTACTTTGCCGAGCGCTGGACCGAGGTCCTCGGCGGCGCGAAAATCTACCTGAAGCGCGAGGACCTGCTCCACACCGGCGCGCACAAGATCAACAACGCCATCGGCCAGATCCTCCTCGCGAAGCGCCTGGGCAAGAAGCGCATCATCGCGGAAACCGGCGCCGGCCAGCACGGCGTGGCCACCGCCACCGTCTGCGCCCGCTTCGGCATGGAGTGCGTCGTTTACATGGGTGCCGTGGACATGGAGCGCCAGGCGCTCAATGTCGCCCGCATGCGCCTCATGGGGGCCGAGGTCCGCGCCGTCACCGCCGGCCAGGCCACGCTCAAGGAGGCCGTCAATGAGGCCATGCGCGACTGGGTCGCCACCGTCGATCACACCCACTACATTCTCGGCTCCGCGCTTGGCTCGCACCCGTTCCCGATGATGGTCCGCGATTTCCACCGCGTCATCGGCGTGGAGGCCCGCCGCCAGATCCTCGAGAAGGAAGGCCGCCTCCCGGACATCCTCGTCGCCTGCGTCGGCGGCGGTTCGAATGCCATCGGCCTGTTCCATCCCTTCCTGGGCGATGATGACGTCCTCATGATCGGCGTGGAAGCCGGTGGCGAGGGCATCATTCCCGAGCGCCACGCCGCCCGCTTCCAAGGCGGCAAGCTCGGCGTCCTCCAGGGCACCAAGACCTGGCTGCTCGCCAATGACGACGGCCAGATCGAGCTGACGCATTCCGTCTCCGCCGGTCTCGACTACGCCGCCGTCGGCCCGGAGCACGCCTACCTCCAGAGCATCGGCCGCGTGGAGTATTCCTACGCCACCGATGACGAGGCTCTCGCCGCCTTCAAGGAACTCGCCCACACCGAGGGTATCCTCCCGGCGCTCGAAAGCGCCCACGCCATGGCCCATGTCCGCAAGATCGCGCCGACGCTTTCCAAGGACACCATCATCATCGCGAACCTCTCCGGCCGCGGTGACAAGGACGTCGAGCAGGCCGCGAAATACCTCCTCAAATAA
- a CDS encoding GreA/GreB family elongation factor: MHPDVAKLVEAGRIPKPVGERLTQLSPGNFCVHKSWGAGKVVDWDLPSKKVVIDFERSAAQTMELQFAFQKTEWIPAEDFRAKKVEQLEELRALAKKDPVELIVHLLDSHGGTMTGDALEKELSGAVIAPDDFKKWWESAKKALRESRRVVVPQKRTEALVLRGGDRTPAQQLVADFEAARDLKGMIKALEAIASDIGAFANDQDALRQLLTDIDEAARKSSRVQLGLSLQLLAARDEVVGTAKALELDPSAVRISDLLQTVDAQKLAEEVGPLPSNRQRAIFEAYPAAFGNEWVDRIVQVFDRVGARGVTEIARILVEKKELLALGRHLRSAIARRALGPDALIWICRERNGSAIEVFSPEVGASILNLLENDHLSDGPRKTSRLQTLLTEDKQLLGDLVSLMDINEARNFARRMLECPVFADLEKKSLMARVIKAKPDTAELVSGESKKREEDLLVSWDSLERKKAELDDIIRVRIPQNTKDISIAREYGDLRENFEYKSAKDYQKFLGNRKAELQKEISRARGTDFKGSDASAVNIGTVVTFTDGNGKEVVYSVLGAWDSDPEKSYLSYLSELGASFLGLKPGDTVEARDLTTDEKQTLTVRSIAAFNP, translated from the coding sequence ATGCATCCCGATGTGGCAAAGTTGGTTGAAGCCGGACGCATCCCGAAACCGGTGGGAGAGCGACTTACCCAGCTCTCCCCCGGAAATTTCTGCGTCCACAAGTCATGGGGTGCCGGCAAGGTCGTCGATTGGGACCTGCCCTCCAAGAAAGTGGTCATCGATTTCGAGCGCTCCGCCGCCCAGACGATGGAGCTCCAGTTCGCCTTCCAGAAGACCGAGTGGATCCCCGCCGAAGATTTCCGTGCGAAGAAAGTCGAGCAGTTGGAGGAACTCCGCGCGCTCGCCAAGAAGGACCCGGTCGAGCTGATCGTCCACCTTTTGGACAGCCACGGCGGCACCATGACCGGCGATGCGCTGGAAAAGGAACTCTCCGGCGCGGTGATCGCTCCTGATGATTTCAAGAAGTGGTGGGAATCCGCCAAAAAGGCCCTGCGTGAGAGCCGCCGCGTGGTGGTCCCGCAGAAGCGCACCGAGGCCCTCGTCCTCCGTGGCGGCGACCGCACTCCGGCCCAGCAGCTCGTGGCCGACTTCGAGGCCGCCCGCGACCTCAAGGGCATGATCAAGGCTCTCGAAGCCATCGCTTCGGACATCGGTGCCTTCGCCAATGACCAGGACGCGCTCCGCCAGCTCCTCACGGACATCGACGAAGCCGCCCGCAAGTCCTCCCGCGTCCAGCTCGGCCTGTCCCTCCAACTTCTCGCCGCCCGCGATGAAGTCGTCGGCACCGCCAAGGCCCTGGAGCTCGATCCCAGCGCCGTCCGCATCTCGGACCTGCTCCAGACCGTGGACGCCCAGAAGCTCGCCGAGGAAGTCGGACCGCTGCCGTCCAACCGCCAGCGCGCGATCTTCGAGGCCTATCCCGCCGCCTTTGGCAATGAGTGGGTGGACCGCATCGTGCAGGTCTTCGACCGCGTCGGCGCCCGTGGAGTCACGGAAATCGCCCGTATCCTGGTCGAGAAGAAGGAACTTCTCGCCCTCGGCCGCCACCTCCGCTCCGCCATCGCCCGCCGCGCCCTCGGCCCGGACGCGCTGATCTGGATCTGCCGCGAGCGCAATGGCTCCGCCATCGAGGTCTTCAGCCCGGAAGTGGGTGCTTCCATCCTCAACCTGTTGGAGAACGACCACCTTTCCGATGGTCCGCGCAAGACCTCCCGCCTCCAGACGCTTCTCACCGAGGACAAGCAGCTCCTCGGCGATCTCGTCAGCCTGATGGACATCAACGAGGCGCGCAACTTCGCCCGCCGCATGCTGGAGTGTCCGGTCTTCGCCGATCTCGAGAAGAAGTCGCTCATGGCCCGCGTCATCAAGGCCAAGCCGGACACCGCCGAGCTCGTCTCCGGTGAGAGCAAGAAGCGCGAGGAAGACCTCCTCGTTTCCTGGGACAGCCTCGAGCGCAAGAAGGCGGAACTGGATGACATCATCCGCGTCCGCATTCCGCAGAACACCAAGGACATCTCCATCGCCCGCGAGTACGGCGACCTCCGCGAGAACTTCGAATACAAGTCCGCCAAGGACTACCAGAAGTTCCTCGGCAACCGGAAGGCCGAGCTCCAGAAGGAAATCAGCCGCGCCCGCGGCACCGACTTCAAGGGCTCCGATGCTTCCGCCGTGAACATCGGCACCGTGGTCACCTTCACCGATGGCAACGGCAAGGAAGTCGTTTACTCCGTGCTCGGTGCCTGGGACTCCGATCCTGAAAAGAGCTACCTTTCCTATTTGTCCGAACTCGGTGCTTCCTTCCTCGGCCTCAAGCCGGGCGATACCGTCGAGGCACGCGATCTCACCACCGATGAAAAGCAGACGCTCACGGTCCGCTCCATCGCCGCCTTCAATCCATAA
- a CDS encoding dihydrofolate reductase family protein, with protein sequence MRPLRYSINVTLDGCCHHEAISPDEELHRHATDNLNRADALLFGRVIYQMMETAFRPPAEVEAMPAWMHPFARTIDAARKHVVSSTLPSVDWNAELIRGDLAEAVRQLKQQPGRGIFTGGLKLPMALAELGLIDEYEFIVHPKLAGYGPTLFAGLPKPVDLKLVNRLEFKSGAVALRYVPEG encoded by the coding sequence ATGCGACCTCTCCGCTATTCCATCAACGTCACCTTGGACGGCTGCTGCCATCATGAGGCGATCTCCCCGGACGAAGAGCTGCATCGCCACGCGACCGATAACCTCAACCGCGCTGATGCCCTCCTCTTCGGCCGGGTTATCTATCAAATGATGGAGACCGCATTCCGCCCACCCGCCGAAGTGGAAGCCATGCCCGCCTGGATGCACCCCTTCGCCCGAACCATCGACGCCGCCAGGAAGCACGTCGTCTCATCCACCTTGCCAAGCGTTGATTGGAACGCGGAACTCATCCGCGGAGATCTCGCTGAGGCCGTCCGTCAGCTCAAACAGCAGCCGGGCAGGGGAATATTCACCGGAGGCCTGAAGCTCCCGATGGCCCTCGCCGAGCTGGGATTGATCGATGAGTATGAGTTCATCGTCCATCCCAAGCTGGCTGGCTACGGCCCCACCCTGTTCGCGGGCTTGCCCAAGCCTGTCGATCTGAAGCTGGTCAACCGCCTGGAGTTCAAATCCGGAGCCGTGGCGCTCCGCTACGTGCCCGAAGGATGA
- the eno gene encoding phosphopyruvate hydratase, with translation MDYTTIVEIRGREVIDSRGNPTVEVDVVLDGGAVGRAAVPSGASTGEHEAVELRDGDKSRYLGKGVLKAVENVNNRLAPALLGFDATEQAAIDAAMLAIDGTSTKKEIGANAILGVSMAVAKAAAQQIGLPLYKYLGGPNAKVLPVPMMNIINGGAHSDAPIDFQEFMIVPVGAPTFREALRYGAEVFHSLKKVLHDRGLSTAVGDEGGFAPNLGGAEDALAVIAQAIEKAGYKLGSDISIALDVASSEFFDASKNAYVFKKSDGSVKSAEELVAFYADLQKRYPIISIEDGCAENDWAGWKVLTDKLGGSTQLVGDDLFVTNTEFLAKGIAQGVANSILVKVNQIGSLTETFDAVEMAKENAYTAVLSHRSGETEDATIADLAVATNCGQIKTGSMSRSDRIAKYNQLLRIEEQLGDDAVYGIHKLKVLR, from the coding sequence ATGGACTACACCACCATTGTTGAAATCCGCGGCCGCGAGGTCATCGACTCGCGCGGCAATCCCACCGTCGAAGTCGACGTCGTCCTCGATGGCGGCGCTGTCGGCCGTGCCGCTGTCCCCAGCGGTGCCTCCACCGGCGAACACGAAGCCGTCGAACTCCGCGATGGCGACAAGAGCCGCTATCTCGGCAAGGGCGTGCTCAAGGCCGTTGAAAACGTCAACAACCGCCTCGCTCCCGCGCTCCTCGGCTTCGATGCCACCGAGCAGGCCGCCATCGACGCCGCCATGCTCGCCATCGACGGCACCTCCACCAAGAAGGAGATCGGTGCCAATGCCATCCTCGGAGTCTCCATGGCTGTCGCCAAGGCTGCTGCCCAGCAGATCGGCCTCCCGCTCTACAAGTACCTCGGCGGCCCGAACGCCAAGGTCCTCCCGGTGCCGATGATGAACATCATCAACGGCGGCGCCCACTCGGACGCTCCGATCGACTTCCAGGAATTCATGATCGTGCCGGTCGGCGCCCCGACCTTCCGCGAAGCGCTCCGCTACGGCGCGGAAGTGTTCCACTCCCTCAAGAAGGTCCTTCACGACCGCGGCCTCTCCACCGCCGTCGGTGACGAAGGCGGCTTCGCCCCGAACCTCGGTGGCGCGGAAGACGCCCTCGCCGTGATCGCCCAAGCCATCGAGAAGGCCGGTTACAAGCTCGGCTCGGACATCTCCATCGCCCTCGACGTCGCCTCCTCCGAGTTCTTCGACGCTTCCAAGAACGCCTACGTCTTCAAGAAGTCCGATGGCTCCGTGAAGTCCGCCGAGGAACTCGTCGCCTTCTACGCCGATCTCCAGAAGCGCTACCCGATCATCTCCATCGAAGACGGCTGCGCCGAAAACGACTGGGCCGGTTGGAAGGTGCTCACCGACAAGCTCGGCGGCTCCACCCAGCTCGTCGGCGATGACCTCTTCGTCACCAATACCGAGTTCCTCGCCAAGGGCATCGCCCAGGGCGTCGCCAACTCCATCCTCGTGAAGGTGAACCAGATCGGCTCGCTCACCGAGACCTTCGACGCCGTCGAGATGGCCAAGGAAAACGCCTACACCGCCGTGCTCAGCCACCGCTCCGGTGAGACCGAGGACGCCACCATCGCGGACCTCGCCGTCGCCACCAACTGCGGCCAGATCAAGACCGGCTCCATGAGCCGCTCGGACAGAATCGCGAAGTACAACCAGCTCCTCCGCATTGAGGAGCAGCTTGGCGACGACGCCGTCTACGGCATCCACAAGCTCAAGGTCCTGCGCTAA